The proteins below come from a single Larimichthys crocea isolate SSNF chromosome II, L_crocea_2.0, whole genome shotgun sequence genomic window:
- the arhgef18a gene encoding rho guanine nucleotide exchange factor 18a, translating to MTVTPKKHSAQPGSSSYNDTSPRSSGPLQMDEVEGLRFKLSSEDSVSLASSLAEPINLEDSHYAQLRAELESNAQNLEAESWSVAVDQNYLKALSKEAVKRQDVIYELIQTEMHHVRTLKILLDVYMHELKQSQLIEEARLEQLFYSVEALLNIHQHFLNCLKIHQNESQEEGSPNNYQITQLGNILTSQFSGDLGEGMVECYSVFCSHHSEAVSFYKEQLQNSKKLQILIRKIGQLPLVRRLGIPECFLLVTQRITKYPILVERIIQNTEADTDEYKSLVQSLALIKDFISQVNDQVNEYEKAARLREIGIRLDPKSQGRLKDGKLFRRDDLIQGNRTLLHEGPVTWKTSGRQKDVHAVLLQDVLLLLQEKDQKLVYATVENKPPVVSLQRLIVREVAHDDKAMYLICACTTSMPEMYEIHTSSKEECITWMALIREAVNRYPEEEPYCELTARLQQYQDVLKARDDLITKNLTEKQQIFAALYETVMEKETPHKGLLLRGDATDLQQGETLLKGAIDEVENLQNLLFSRIRDPKLLMDENNTQGGQLRRAETFGLADSNSAANVMENGDTAEGPGDGDSCVPLHRRHNASDPQLQKMYYAESLEQSADDDMQMPNSNPTSSNFPEEVCDRVIMLAQRLYSLQAIIAQQDSQIELQHTFQSKSKQPARHYTSMLLEQEKQRNLKKHKEELANLHKLQAQHQGEQQRWEKERERQRVQIEALEAQVQEREEECRKWEEKLDDEKAELEKQREDYQQRLARLRETTQSVEKDQERLMQEKKRVEQMQEKIKKYFPNYDDPAQYWSLSSHPSFRGSIVNGGGNLTLPPKLHALSSPSDPMEMPPKVPPRKESISPQPAKPELPIQLISTTNQVHKPAAVQQQIPTKLAALSKGKEKGHKKGSHQRTHSAANIDVNQVVPIRVTGKEGGSLRARRNASPQRIYQSGTFNPPGSASGVKMSQSFSTYRRDNSNAPSPPPPPPFPKDILETGKEKVIYL from the exons ATGACCGTCACCCCTAAAAAACACAGCGCTCAGCCTGGTTCCTCCTCTTACAACGACACAAGTCCCAG ATCCTCCGGTCCGCTGCAGATGGATGAGGTGGAAGGCCTGCGTTTCAAGCTCTCCTCTGAGGACTCGGTGTCTCTGGCTTCCTCCTTGGCCGAGCCTATCAACCTAGAAG ATTCCCACTATGCTCAGCTGCGAGCCGAGCTCGAGTCCAACGCCCAGAACCTGGAGGCGGAGTCGTGGAGCGTGGCTGTGGACCAGAACTACCTAAAGGCCCTGAGCAAAGAGGCTGTTAAAAGACAGGACGTCATCTACG AGTTAATCCAGACAGAGATGCACCACGTGCGCACATTAAAAATCCTCCTCGACGTCTACATGCACGAGTTGAAGCAGTCTCAGCTGATCGAGGAGGCCAGGTTGGAGCAGCTCTTCTACAGTGTGGAGGCCTTGCTCAACATCCACCAGCACTTCCTTAACTGCCTCAAAATACACCAGAACGAGAGCCAAGAGGAAGGAAGCCCAAACAACTACCAGATCACGCAACTGGGGAATATTCTCACCTCTCAG TTTTCAGGTGATCTGGGAGAAGGAATGGTCGagtgttacagtgttttctGCAGCCATCACAGCGAAGCGGTCAGCTTCTACAAagagcagctgcagaacagCAAGAAACTGCAGATCCTTATTAGG AAAATAGGTCAGCTTCCTCTCGTGCGAAGGTTGGGAATCCCGGAGTGTTTTCTGTTGGTGACTCAACGCATCACAAAATATCCAATCCTGGTGGAGCGAATCATACAGAACACTGAAG CTGACACGGACGAGTACAAGTCACTGGTGCAAAGTTTGGCGCTGATCAAAGACTTCATCTCCCAGGTGAACGATCAGGTCAACGAATACGAGAAAGCTGCTCGTCTGAGAGAGATCGGCATCCGTCTGGACCCAAAATCTCAGGGCCGGCTGAAGGACGGAAAACTGTTCCGCAGAGACGATCTGATCCAGGGAAACAGGACGCTGCTGCACGAAGGCCCCGTCACCTGGAAGACCTCCGGTAGACAGAAAG ACGTCCACGCTGTTCTGCTGCAAGACGTGCTGCTCCTCTTACAAGAGAAAGATCAGAAGCTTGTGTATGCCACTGTG GAAAACAAACCACCGGTGGTCTCCCTTCAAAGGCTGATAGTTCGGGAGGTGGCTCACGACGACAAAGCCATGTACCTCATCTGTGCATGCACCACCAGCATGCCAGAGATGTACGAGATCCACACCAGCTCCAAAGAGGAATGCATCACATGGATGGCGCTGATTAGGGAAGCTGTGAACCG ctatCCAGAAGAGGAGCCGTACTGCGAACTGACCGCTAGACTGCAACAATATCAAG ATGTTCTAAAGGCGCGGGATGACCTTATAACAAAAaatctgacagagaaacagcagatcTTCGCTGCTCTCTACGAGACCGTAATGGAGAAGGAAACTCCGCACAAAGGGCTGCTGCTCCGAGGAGACGCCACTGACCTCCAGCAGGGGGAGACGCTGCTTAAAGGAGCCATCGATGAAG TGGAAAACTTGCAGAACTTGCTCTTCTCGAGGATACGAGACCCAAAACTTCTTATGGATGAGAATAACACGCAGGGCGGGCAGCTCAGGAGGGCAGAGACCTTCGGGCTGGCAGATAGTAACTCTGCTGCAAACGTCATGGAAA aTGGAGATACAGCTGAGGGGCCAGGTGACGGCGACAGCTGCGTACCACTGCACAGAAGGCACAACGCGAGCGATCCTCAGCTCCAGAAAATGTACTACGCTGAGAGCCTGGAACAGTCT GCTGATGATGACATGCAGATGCCAAACAGTAATCCAACATCCAGTAATTTCCCTGAGGAG GTGTGTGACAGGGTGATAATGCTCGCACAGAGGCTGTACAGCTTACAG GCAATCATCGCGCAGCAGGACAGCCAGATTGAGCTGCAGCACACTTTCCAGTCAAAGAGCAAGCAGCCCGCTCGGCATTACACCAGCATGCTGCTCGAGCAGGAGAAGCAGCGCAACCTGAAGAAGCACAAGGAGGAACTCGCCAACTTGCACAAGCTGCAGGCCCAGCATCAAGGGGAGCAGCAGCGctgggagaaggagagggagcgaCAGAGGGTGCAGATCGAGGCTCTGGAGGCTCAGGTgcaagagagggaggaggaatgtCGGAAGTGGGAAGAGAAGCTCGATGACGAGAAGGCCGAGCTGGAGAAGCAGAGGGAAGACTATCAGCAGAGACTGGCGAGGCTGAGGGAAACCACACAATCTGTAGAAAAGGATCAGGAGCGTCTAATGCAGGAGAAGAAGCGTGTGGAGCAGATgcaggagaaaataaagaagtacTTCCCAAACTACGATGATCCTGCACAA TACTGGAGTCTCTCCAGTCATCCCTCGTTCAGGGGAAGCATTGTGAACGGAGGCGGGAATCTGACCTTACCTCCAAAGCTCCACGCCTTGTCCAGTCCCTCAGACCCCATGGAAATGCCTCCAAAGGTTCCGCCGCGCAAGGAGAGCATCAGCCCGCAGCCGGCTAAGCCCGAGCTGCCGATCCAACTCATCAGCACGACCAACCAGGTGCACAAACCTGCAGCCGTGCAGCAGCAGATTCCCACCAAGCTGGCTGCTCTGTccaaaggaaaggagaaaggtCACAAGAAGGGGTCTCACCAGAGAACGCACAGCGCAG CCAATATAGATGTGAACCAGGTGGTGCCCATCCGAGTGACTGGAAAAGAAGGAGGCAGCCTGAGAGCCAGAAGGAACGCCAGTCCTCAAAGAATCTACCAGTCAG GAACCTTCAACCCACCAGGATCTGCCAGCGGTGTGAAAATGTCTCAGTCCTTCAGCACATACAGGAGGGACAACAGCAAcgctccatcaccaccacctccgCCTCCTTTTCCCAAAGACATTCTGGAAACGGGCAAAGAGAAGGTCATTTACCTTTAA